One Denticeps clupeoides chromosome 3, fDenClu1.1, whole genome shotgun sequence DNA window includes the following coding sequences:
- the capn9 gene encoding calpain-9 has product MSTLSGGPAKTPLVESTQADGRSYEEIRQDCLRRKVLFQDPDFPAVDSSLFYSESIPVNFMWKRPGEICEDPKFILGGADRTDICQGQLGDCWLLAAIASLTLQKDILARVVPPDQDFEHGYAGIFHFQFWQHNKWLDVVVDDRLPTVRNKLVFLHSLDNNEFWSALLEKAYAKLNGSYEALKGGSTLEAMEDFTGGVAEVYETKTAPSNLFQILRKALDRGSMMGCSIDISSSAESEAQTPTGLVKGHAYSITGLEEVNYRGQTVRLIRVRNPWGQVEWNGKWSDDSREWTLIDKAEKARLMQNSLDDGEFWMEFEDFKANYDRVEICNLSPDALTDDTSKAWETNLFEGSWIRGTTAGGCRNFIDTFWTNPQFKLALEDVDGDNKSSVIIALMQKNRRKLRKEGLDLETIGFAVYDAPKGEDHLSKDFFRYNPSKARSRTYINTREVSERFELAPGKYLLVPTTFQPNKEADFLVRIFSEAKAGSVEMGSTITADLPEPPKPSPPSQETDEEKFLRKLFLQVSGSDQAISAQELQHVLNGVLARRKEIQFEGLSLSTCHSIINLMDSDNSGLLEFQEFKIFWDKLKKWMMLFLSHDTDRSGRMSTFELRLALRAAGMNLNNKVLQLIGLRFGDDNFEIDFDDYLTCIVRLENMFRTFQALDKKNTGEVAMSMHQFIFLTMNV; this is encoded by the exons ATGTCCACGCTGTCAGGGGGCCCGGCGAAGACCCCGCTGGTGGAGAGCACGCAGGCCGACGGCCGCTCGTACGAGGAGATCCGGCAGGACTGCCTGCGCAGGAAGGTCCTGTTCCAGGACCCGGACTTCCCCGCCGTGGACTCCTCACTCTTCTACAGCGAGAGCATCCCCGTCAACTTCATGTGGAAGAGGCCTGGG GAAATCTGTGAGGACCCCAAGTTCATCCTCGGAGGAGCGGACAGAACTGACATTTGCCAAGGACAGCTGG GTGACTGCTGGCTGCTGGCAGCCATCGCTTCTTTAACCCTTCAGAAGGACATCCTGGCTAGAGTTGTTCCCCCCGATCAGGACTTTGAGCACGGATACGCCGGAATCTTCCACTTCCAG TTCTGGCAGCACAATAAATggctggatgtggtggtggaCGACAGGCTGCCCACGGTTCGCAACAAGCTGGTCTTCCTCCACTCGCTGGACAATAACGAGTTCTGGAGCGCCCTGCTGGAGAAAGCCTACGCCAA ACTGAATGGAAGCTATGAAGCACTGAAGGGAGGCAGCACGCTGGAGGCCATGGAGGATTTCACCGGGGGTGTGGCCGAGGTGTATGAAACCAAGACCGCACCAAGCAATCTCTTCCAGATCCTTAGGAAGGCATTGGATCGAGGTTCCATGATGGGCTGCTCCATTGAT ATCAGCAGCTCTGCTGAGTCAGAAGCTCAAACACCCACTGGTCTGGTGAAAGGCCACGCCTACTCCATCACTGGCCTGGAGGAG GTGAACTATAGAGGCCAGACTGTCCGTCTGATCCGGGTGAGAAACCCATGGGGCCAAGTGGAGTGGAATGGAAAATGGAGTGACGA CTCTAGAGAATGGACGTTGATTGACAAGGCGGAAAAGGCGCGCCTCATGCAGAACTCACTGGATGATGGTGAATTCTG GATGGAATTTGAGGACTTCAAGGCCAACTACGACCGGGTTGAAATCTGCAACCTGTCCCCTGACGCTTTGACAGATGACACCTCGAAGGCGTGGGAGACAAACCTCTTTGAGGGCAGCTGGATCCGTGGGACCACAGCGGGGGGCTGCAGAAACTTTATTG ACACATTCTGGACAAATCCACAGTTCAAACTGGCGCTGGAGGACGTGGACGGGGATAACAAGAGCAGCGTCATCATCGCCCTGATGCAGAAGAACCGCCGCAAACTCAGGAAAGAGGGACTCGACCTGGAGACCATCGGCTTTGCCGTCTATGAC GCACCAAAGGGTGAAGATCACCTGAGCAAAGACTTCTTCCGCTACAACCCCTCCAAGGCACGGAGCCGCACCTACATCAACACGCGGGAGGTGTCCGAGCGCTTCGAGCTGGCGCCGGGAAAGTACCTGCTGGTGCCCACCACCTTCCAGCCCAACAAAGAGGCCGACTTCTTGGTGCGCATCTTCTCTGAGGCCAAGGCCGGCAGTGT TGAGATGGGTAGCACCATCACCGCTGATTTGCCAGAG CCTCCCAAGCCCAGCCCTCCATCGCAGGAGACCGATGAGGAGAAGTTCCTGAGGAAGCTCTTCCTGCAGGTGTCTGGCTCG GACCAGGCCATTAGTGCCCAAGAGCTGCAGCACGTTCTGAACGGGGTTCTCGCACGAA GGAAAGAGATTCAGTTTGAGGGTTTAAGCCTCAGCACCTGCCACAGCATCATCAACCTAATGGAC TCTGACAACTCGGGGTTGCTGGAATTCCAGGAGTTTAAAATCTTCTGGGACAAGCTGAAGAAATGGATG ATGCTGTTCCTGTCACATGACACGGACCGCTCCGGACGCATGTCCACCTTCGAACTCCGGCTTGCCCTCAGAGCAgcag GAATGAATCTGAACAACAAGGTGCTGCAGCTCATTGGCCTGCGCTTCGGAGATGACAACTTCGAGATCGACTTCGACGACTACCTGACCTGCATAGTGCGCTTGGAAAACATGTTCC GGACCTTCCAAGCACTAGACAAAAAGAACACAGGAGAGGTGGCCATGAGCATGCATCAG tTCATTTTCTTGACCATGAATGTTTGA
- the taf5l gene encoding TAF5-like RNA polymerase II p300/CBP-associated factor-associated factor 65 kDa subunit 5L, translated as MKRVRTEQIQYAVTQYLKRRQYVDTESSLKGAKLSQSPEEMAANLTVQTESGCANVVSAAPCQADPQQYESQFSRLRTFLLEAESPLAREVSRTLFPLFLYLHLDMARCGLKAAVDAFYSRFHALFLQDGDQRATVELLRGVFTSQDIAANPRLCALLENKYVVHLTDHAYSYLLRYLQSDDNSALCRALSTHLQVEVTAARCTDYQLYGTGNTSGNNTSSSSASGTTPWVGVDGADGAEPVDLRSGLPQNEAAHEALQDSIKRVRDGPPSLTTVCFYAFQHTEQQLNTAEVSGDSRLLAAGFDSSAVKLWSLRARKLKAGPHRADVSKIRLACDVLEEEADEEDASGSEIKTLRGHCGPVYRTAFLTDSSGLLSCSEDSTVRYWDLSSFTNTALYQGHVYPVWDVSVSPCSLYFASASHDRTARLWSFARTYPLRLYAGHLADVDCVRFHPNSNYVATGSTDKTVRLWSTQQGSSVRLFTGHRGPVLTLAFSPNGKYLASAGEDQRLKLWDLASGALFKDLRGHTDTITSLSFSPDSSLVSSSSMDNSVRVWDVRSSHGGTPADGSSSELVGLYTGNTSNVLNVQFMACNLLMVTGTAREKMEL; from the exons ATGAAGCGGGTGCGGACCGAGCAGATCCAGTATGCCGTCACTCAGTACCTGAAGAGGAGGCAGTATGTGGACACGGAGAGTTCGCTCAAGGGCGCCAAGCTCTCCCAGTCCCCAGAGGAGATGGCCGCCAACCTGACAG TTCAGACAGAATCCGGCTGCGCCAACGTGGTCTCGGCTGCGCCCTGCCAGGCCGATCCTCAGCAGTATGAGAGCCAGTTCTCCAGGCTTCGCACGTTCCTCCTGG AGGCTGAAAGCCCGCTGGCCAGAGAGGTGAGCCGCACGCTCTTCCCGCTTTTCCTGTACTTGCACCTGGACATGGCACGTTGTGGCTTGAAGGCCGCAGTGGATGCCTTCTACAGCCGCTTCCACGCGCTGTTCCTGCAGGACGGCGACCAGAGGGCCACCGTGGAGCTGCTGCGTGGGGTCTTCACCTCACAG GACATCGCTGCCAACCCGAGGCTGTGTGCCCTGCTGGAGAACAAGTATGTGGTGCATCTGACAGACCACGCCTACAGTTACCTCCTGCGCTACCTGCAGAGCGATGACAACAGCGCCCTCTGCAGGGCCCTCAGCACTCACCTGCAGGTGGAGGTCACCGCAGCGCGCTGCACTGACTACCAGCTCTACGGGACTGGGAACACCTCCGGCAACAACACTTCTTCCTCCTCCGCATCAGGCACCACCCCCTGGGTGGGCGTGGATGGAGCTGATGGGGCGGAGCCAGTGGATCTGAGGTCAGGGCTCCCGCAGAACGAGGCTGCGCACGAGGCCCTGCAGGACTCAATCAAGCGCGTGAGGGACGGGCCGCCCTCACTCACCACTGTCTGCTTCTACGCCTTCCAGCACACCGAGCAGCAGCTCAACACCGCCGAGGTGTCGGGCGACAGCCGACTACTGGCCGCCGGCTTCGACAGCTCCGCCGTCAAGCTGTGGAGCTTGCGGGCGCGGAAGCTGAAGGCCGGACCCCACCGAGCAGACGTGTCCAAGATTCGGCTGGCCTGTGATGTgctggaggaggaa GCGGACGAAGAAGACGCCTCAGGCAGCGAGATAAAGACCCTGCGGGGCCACTGTGGCCCGGTGTACCGCACCGCCTTCCTGACGGACAGCTCCGGCCTGCTCTCCTGCTCGGAGGACTCCACCGTCCGATACTGGGACCTGTCCAGCTTCACCAACACCGCACTGTACCAGGGTCACGTCTACCCGGTGTGGGATGTGTCGGTCAGCCCCTGCAGCCTGTACTTCGCCAGCGCTTCGCACGACCGCACCGCCCGCCTCTGGAGCTTTGCCCGCACCTACCCGCTGCGGCTGTACGCCGGGCACCTCGCCGACGTCGACTGCGTCCGCTTCCACCCCAACTCCAACTACGTGGCCACGGGCTCCACGGACAAAACCGTGCGGCTGTGGAGCACCCAGCAAGGGTCATCGGTCCGCCTCTTCACCGGCCACCGCGGACCCGTCCTCACCCTCGCCTTCTCCCCCAACGGGAAGTATCTAGCGTCGGCCGGCGAGGACCAGCGCCTGAAACTGTGGGACCTGGCCTCGGGGGCCCTGTTCAAAGACCTGAGGGGTCACACGGACACCATCACCAGCCTGAGCTTCAGCCCCGACTCCAGCCtggtgtcctcctcctccatggaCAACTCGGTGCGCGTGTGGGACGTGCGCAGCAGCCACGGGGGGACGCCAGCCGACGGCTCCAGCAGCGAGCTGGTGGGCCTGTACACGGGCAACACCAGCAACGTCCTGAACGTTCAGTTCATGGCCTGCAACCTGCTGATGGTGACGGGCACCGCGCGCGAGAAGATGGAGCTCTAG